The genomic segment CCCTCTAGCAATGACAGTGTCCCTTCTGCTTCAGAAAGTAGCCTTCATTTACATACTTCCATGCTCAACacacattttagtttttttttttttgttgcatttattttttacacCGTCACAACTTTTCAAAGcgtacacacgtgtatacacaaacactcacaaaagggttttttacttttttcattttaccatttTGTATGTTGTTTTTCACCTAAAATGTGATTATTTGGcagcgaaacttcagcaaaaatccgTCATGAAACTTTTTgcccaacaaatgtgtttcatgttttttttgccattttgctaattttcctatcattttgcaaatttttaggtaagtgtaaagggacagatttgctcatcactcatACCACATAATTAGGTAAACAGAATGGGGTATGTCAATGACATGTTAGAAATAAAATGCTGCAATGTGGAagctttgatgtgattttcagaaattataaaagctgccaactttaGCCTGGTACTTTTAGTAAATCTCTGGCATCCATATTTAGGGctattttctttgtaaaaaattgTGCatgataaatgcagcaaactgcaacgtttttaggcaattttcagaaatagcATAAGTCGCTAactctctacatgccacatatttaggtaaacctatgcacaaaGAAGaccagtagacccctggcatgtATACGTAGGATTGTTTATGTTAGTCCTAATGACCTGCAAAAGATAAGATCCTGTGATATACAatcaaaaatatgtatatatttaaaaaaaaaaaaaaattgaaagctaTTTTGGATTTGTGCAGAATGTGTAGatcccaaaaatgtatagtttcctTGGGTAAACCTAGCATTAGAGGactttgaaatctaaagtatgcagatttcttGAGTGATGCTTTGTATATTTTGTGGTGGAGTGCTGGGAGTGTTTGACCTATACAAGTTAGAAATGTccacaaaactatatatatatttggtagtGGCGCATTTGGGAGACATGAGACTTTCCCATATCAGTTGggttttttgtgcataaaatgactgatatataaaaatgatttttttctctctttatagATACTAGCAGATTTTGAAAGTGAAAGagtacaaaatgttcaaaaactgtctggcaaatAAAAGTGCCACTAGTAACCAATTTGTCTGGCAGTGAAAGGATAAGTTGTAGTATTGCAGTGCCAAGTCACTAATAAACAAGGAACCTCGTTCCTTTGGGGCGACAGTTTCAAAAACATTCTGCTTGTTAAGTTTTAGCATTAGTTTGCGGAGCTTAGTTCATACATAGTCAGCATGGGCTTCTCTTTCATTTAGAGCTTAACGATTTTGCATATCATTAGTTCAAACACAACAACCAAAGAAAATCTATCATAGCCAAGGCTTATTCTTTAAAACCTGTTTATCAGATCTGCATTGCAATCATACACAATATCAAACAGTTGGCTTGTTTGCAAATCAAATCCACTGATAATACAAAGTAGATCAGTATTATCCATAAATACAAtcacaaaatgctttttttttttaattttacgtTTCTTACCTTACTTAAGCTATTTAAACAACTAAAAAGACAGGAGTGTTTACAACCGGATACTGTTTATCATTACACTTCCAAGGGAAGTCAGACAAATGAACACAATGACATTCAGTTTTTTGCTTGGAATAAGAACTACAATACACCAAGGACACTGGCTTGAATACCAGTGGCAGGTTTTAAGATAGATTTAAATATAGATACATGTGCACAAGAATGCATCTTTAGCTGACTCCAGAAACCATTActttggagcagcagttccatcaAAGGAGCATATCCTTAGACAATTAATCTTTTTCATGAGACAGAAGATGACTATTAAGTTTTTCTTCTGATCCAAACCTCAGTAGGCATTTCCTGCATTTATGGGGCATATCTGTAGAATGCCTGAAATCTAAGTGAGTTTTCAGATCTTCAAGTTGACCAGTCGAATACTCACAATACTGGCACAAATAGACCCCTTCAGAGGAATGCAAATTTAAATGCTGACTGTATTCTAACATGCCAGAAAAGCCTTTCCCACAATCATCACAAACATGAGGGAAAAATCGTGTGTGTTCAATCGCTACATGCCTATTCACATTAGTATGGAGCCGACTGCTGAACCCACACACTTGGCAAACAAAAAAGTTTTTGGATTTATCAAAGCTAATTTTGTTTAAAAGGCTGAACTGCCCATGTTCTCCGTTGTTATAGGCGTCGCTCAGTTCTATTAGCCGGCACGTGTGTTCATTAACAACATGGCTGTGCAGATCTTCTGGATCATTGGTCTCATGCTCACAGAACTGACACAAGTATTGTTCGTCACAGCTATGCTCTTGGAAGTGAAGGTAAAGTTCACTACTTGTACAAAACTGCAAGTCACATTGCTCACACCAGTACAGGAAGTCATTGAAGTGAGCATCTGCCACATGCTGATTAAGGCTTTCAAAGGAACTGGTCTTGTAGTCGCAGTGTTTACAGACtaactcctcctcctcctcatgcAGCTTCCCATGTTCCAGTAGTAACTCCTCACTCAAGAAGGTTTGCTTGCACACCTTGCAGATGTGAGACTCTGCGCACTTGTGTTTCAAAATCATGTGCTGCTTTAAATCAGAGAAATACTTGCTGTTGTAATCACACTGCTCACATCGAAATAGGCCGCTACTGTTGGCCCTCAGTAAGGGCCACTTTTGTGGAGTGGTCAGATTGGAAGATGGACTGTTTTCAGGACTTTCATTCATCTGAAGTGGGATATCTTTTATTTCCTCTTCAATGGCAGGTGATGGAACACTCTCTGCCTCTTCTGTGAGAACCTCTACAATTACATCTTCATGAACTGGCTGAGGTATTATTGTTGGGGAATCACAAACATCTGTGATGTCTCCATTAACACTGAGTTCTTCTGTAATGCAAACAGaatgacaaaataaataaacacgtCCTGCAAAACCAGACCTGAAAGCAAGCAAACCCGTACTTGGCTTTAACATGAAACTGCATTTGTCTTTTACACTGACAAAAGCATTcctgtcatgtttttttaatcttaaaaGTGCAGTTACTGTTCTGGCCACCTGTGTAATGCACACTCACTTGGCAGTGGTTGAACTTATGATATATAAGGGAGCAGCGATTACAAGCAAGACTTTGTTCATTGTGTTTTGTGCTCTCGACAACAAACTAGGGTACAATCTCACTttcttagaaagaaaaaaaaatgctacaatgGTTGGCTCAAATAATACAATGATTTttgcctttatattaacttttagttttaCTATCTGCTTGTTGGGGGGGTCAATCAGTTATCTGAATCAGTTATTCTTATTAGTGCTTAGGTTTAACTACATAAGtcttctttatttgctttataagGCAGAAGTTCTGTGTCTGTTTATAACTAGGATTTTACGAAGTGCTACATTGCACCAAACTAGCTCATTATAGCAATCATTAGATCTATGTTCCAGCTATGTACCGAAcactaatttacatatgtaaattaggccATGGAaaggttacattttcaacttccgcaTTTacttgacaaaaagtcatgtgattttaaggattcggatacGGTTCTGACAGGATTGTGGATCCgactgaatcctgctaaaaaaggccaaatcttgtcCGAATCCTGGATTATAAACTAAATGTCTGCTGAAAAGTAGTCCCTGACTGGTTGTTGTTGGTTAACTGCCGAATGAAATTTAACAAGGTTAGTAAATCAACCACCCTATATGATATTTTTGAATCCTGAACAGGAATAATTACAATTATTAACATAGGAATGCTTACCAAGTAAACAGGAAAACAACCCTACAGAAATTATAAAGAATTTATTTATGAAAGTtatgcataatacatttttagCGAATAATTTTCAAATTGGAAAATTTAGGATAATTGTATCCCTTTAAGATGGGTTAGGGTGGAGCTTTCTGTTTGCCAGCCAAACAACAAAATATCCTCTTCTCACTTATCAGCAAAAAACAGCCGAGACAAAATATATGGGACTTACCTTCAATCTCTTGAGGTTTGGGATCCACTTGTACTATTGGACAGACACTGTAACAGTGGTCAAAGAATATTCCATTGTTTTCTGTAGTTTTCACCGGACCAGCAACATCTGTAACCAAAGGGGGAAAATAATTTGATTTAGATTCTCAACACATATTAAATACTGTGCATTTTTACtcaaacacacattttaaaatatttgagtGCAACTGTAATGTACACCAATCTCATTTGCAATATCTTAGACATCAGCTCCTCCATCTAATGACTATCCACAAAGTAAGACAAGTTAGGTAACCTACCAGCATATACTGTTACTGATACAGGATACTTATGACTATATCACGTACATAAAGCTCATTTAATTACTTAGAAAGTAGGTAAATACTGAGCCTGTGAGGGGTACTCTATGTTCCCAGGTTTGTAGAAATCTGCAATGCATTACCACAAAAcgtgaattttgtttttttaaatgtgcaactTGTGCCTCAGTAgctagggtgcaggcacatggagcaaatTTTGGCCCAGAAACACGTACACATTTTTGTATCAAAATCCATTCCACCGGGTAAACTTAACCTGCTTAAAATGGTATTTCTCCCTAAATTTAACTACACCTTTTTAGTCCCCGGTAATCCCCAGAGCCTAATGGTTTAATCaccttaataaaataattctgggATTTCTCTGAGCTAGTGCACATCCCCGCCTCAATATAAAAATCTTACAGGCGCCCAGAACCAAAGGCGGGCTGGCATTGCCAGATTTTAAACTGTATTTTTGGGCCAGTCAGCTTGTTTATGCACACTGGTGGTTCACGCCAGCAGCAGACAACCCAGCTGTCATGCTTGAAGCCACGGCCCTTTAGTTCTTTAGAAGCTCTAACTAAACTCCCCTACCGAGGCCCCTCACGCTACTACCGCACCACTACCCCAATGCTCACTGTGATTACGATCTTTCTAAGATCTCTCCAACAAACACAGAAATCCCCTCAGATTTGGTCTCCTCAAACTCCTTTATGGGGCAATCCAACACTGGACCATTTTGACTATGCCCGAGATTAGTCAATGGGCAAGTAAAGGCATCAAGACAGCTTGAGTTTCAGCTCCCCTCTGCCATGTATTTCCGCTACCTACAACTCAGGCATGCCTTTTACGCCCAGTTCCCTATTAGACGATATAGGTGACGGATACTTCACTTGAAAAATACCTGCATAGACCGGACTTGAGTAAGGCTATGTCGTGGTTTTATAGTCTACTATGGCAATCCACCCCAAACTCCCTAGCTAAGGCCAAGGCTAAATGGCAGAGCGATATACCAGACCTGGATGATGAAATAAATGTGGGATGATGCTCTTGACCAGATTCCCGAAATAATGTCAATCAGAGATGGGTTTATTAAATTTATTAACCGTGATGATTAGCAAAGATACCCCCTCAAACATCAGACCTATGTCCAAAATGTAATACAGCAGTAGGCTCATTTCTTCATGTATTTTGGGAATGTCCAGCCATTCAACAACTATGGTCAGCAGTACTGAAATACATCAATGAAACACTGGCTTTTCCCAACATTCACTCTCCAAAGATATGTTTATTGGGGGGTGCTAGAGGACTTGGGGTTATCGGTATATCAACGGTTGTGTTACTTGCTATTGCTATTCTATGATAAAAAAGCCATTTTGTTAAATTGGAAATCAACAACTGCCCCCTCGCTTACCCTCTGGAAAAAACTAGTCAATGATGTGCTACCTAAACAAAATTTGGTCTACATTTCCAGAGGCTGTCCAGACAGGCTCGCTAAAGCTCTGTATACCTTCCTCTTTgtccttctttctttctctctttcctttaaactgttatttttgttgttaaaactctaaataaaaacttagaaaaaaaaaaaaaaatttgggtgtAGATCATACAAGTTAGTGAATACCATTGGAATTAGCCCTGTGCCAGTGTTTCTCAGCATACATATAAAGTCAGCCAAAAAACAACCAATCTGCTTGCTCCTCCTGTTTGTACTGCAGGCACTGCGCCAGACATACGGAACACATTTCGGAGTGAAAATGCATACACAGTAACACAGTTAATACAGGGTATGAAATAGtcaaaagttcatcaagttcaacccatccaaattACCCccagtgcatataaatatatacacaaacctttacagacctatcaatacactcacatatataaactatatatacactgatacctatactaaactGTTTAGAATAGGTACCTttaaggggtggttaacctttaagttaacttttagtatgttatagaaaagccaattctaattaattttttaattagtctttattatttgtttttcatagtttttgaattatttgccttcttctaactcattGCAGCTTTGCAATTcttgttaggcacccctcagtgagtaaccccttccttctcctttaagagagaaaaaaaaaaatgtactgttaGTGCATGTTATGACAACATGCATTTGGGTGATTATTTACAGCTGCCAGAGTTTCAGCCATGATTACATACAAATCTATGCAAAGAGATTTACAAAACCTCTGCAATTCATATTTATGATGCATTATGTTGGTATCTAGAAACCTGTGGGAGATTACATCTTGTAAATTGCAAGAAGCCAtgatttttcaatgtttttagaatttatttatgaaaatcGTAAACTTGAGGAAAGCATTGCAGTTTTgggaagaaatacatttttacctATTTTTGAATTTGTCAGAAAGCCTTTCCACTAAAAACATGGTTTcctagggtaaacctactgttgggcccttgaaatctaaagtatgcagatttaCGGAGCAGTGCCGTAACATAGTGGTAGGCAAAACAGTGCGATTAAAGGGAATATTACGGGATATCATTGTGTTtgcattttcaggatatttttGCTAACTGATGGAAAGAACACAATTTGTAAGAAAGAATCAAAGAtttaggatctattatgcagaaacctgttTCCCAAAGTGCTCTGAACAGCTACAGTGCCATGTTTCCTCATTCATCCTTTTGCTTGATATGTTATTAGTTTCTAATAAGAAAATACCTTGCAACTGATGTTATCTAATGCAACATAAATCAAATcaactgcatatttttatatgatgttagtaaatataatataatgatcCCATACCTTCACCTGTCAGTCATGAGAAGGCTGTTGTTTATATAGctcacaaatacaaaaaaaaaaaaaatacagtggccAGTTTAGAGATATAAATACTTTTGAACCCTAAAGAATTTACCAGGAGGAGGAACAGCGGAACCCTGCCCAGCATATCGTGATGGGAAAGAAgtcttcctttttcttttctttggatGCTCATTCATGTCGCGGCAAGCTGCACACAGAAGAAACACTTACTCAAAGGGCATTAAAACAAGATTTGACACACAGAACAAAAAATAATCCTTTATCTTAGCGAGAGGCACACTCAcatgaatatatttttacagttacGTAGAACAGATCTAACTCCATTTACAATTTAAGTGAGTGTGCTTGTCTGGTGATTGAACAGATAGTGCAAGACTGGAAATGTCTGCCTGGCCCAGTTAGCAAGCGACTGTGCAACGAAACAACTTCACGCTATATCAGTCCCAGTGTCCACTCCACAGGTTGTGGATGCACAAGAAACTGCGGTTCGCTCACACAACCATAAGACCCCAGAGAGCTGAAAAGGAACTTTTCAGAGGATTTTCATCAAATATGTCATATTATTTGTGCTCATTATTACCTCCTTTACACCACTATGTAGCCCTGCAAATAAGTGCAAGTCGTTACCTGCTATACATCcaccactgcaaattttttaacCATGCTAACTGCTGCCCTGTACTTGGAAGTAAATCAATTTTTCCATAAGGGAAGACATTATTCCTTCATTTTGAAGCATTCAATTTTCTATCCCTTTAGAGAGAACATGGCGTTGGGACCAAcattccctctaattccttcacGGCTATGTGCGCAAAGAAGTTCTTTTGTGCTCAGATGTTaaacttgtgtgtgcatttttgaaAAGTGTGCTAAGGTCAGAATAGTacaaaattgtgtgttttttttttttttttttttttaaatacacaaaatTCTGTTGTGCGTGCCCACACTTAATAGGGAACTGATACAGTACTTACAGCAGATTTCCTATTCACTCAAACTACACACAGGAAGAGCTGATACAACCAATAACGGGCAACCACTAAGCCTgtaagaaaatgaaaacaaaactgtAAAAGAAACACAAATGCTCTTGATTTTGTTTTGCAcagttaaatttaaaattctggcCCCCAATACATTCTATCAAATCATAGTACTGGAGCTGCATAATGCATTTTTGAGCAAATAGTGATTATCTGTACAGCATAAAACTACACTATCAAATTGGGTTTTATGTCCAAATTCACCCTGTGTATTGTGCTCTACTGGTTAGTTTGGTTGTATCAGTTGAGCAATCACATTAGACAGATTGTACATTAAGCCAAATTGTACAGTATCCTATGCTCAGCTTGCAGGTGGATATCGAAGAGAGTCAGaatgattttatattaaatttgcaACTCTATATGGGCCCTAAAATGGAGTACACAATCAGCATTCTGCACAATAAGTGACAAATTATTGTAGATAAAGAGGAATGACTACATGCTGCAAAGGCTGCACACATTAAAGCAGCTCTGCACCCTTTAGCCTCCATCTATGTAGCCCACTAGTCTgcttgtaaaaaaagaaaattcctgAATGATGGCCTAATTGAAAAATAAGTCTTCAGCATTCAGAACAgtctgggacttttttttttctttgtatgcaCACAAGGCActatgttaaaggacatgtaaaccccacacacaaaaacgtaatcagtgaacagcctctttgaaatctttaaatacctggcaCTAgggctgggcggtatgaccaaaaatttatatcacggtatttttcaaaattatatcggtgtcacggtatttgacggtatttttttttccaattaacattggtggccagggcccctaaatattgctattgagacaattagtagtgctgggcggtataccggtttaaccggtataccggttttttaaaaaaaaatggtatgagttttaaacataccgctataccggtatgcgcgcctcctgctgtttttctccaatcacatccgggttgcgcccgtgcgtacgtgacgtcggcgcgcatgtgacgtcagcgcgcacgcgacgtcgctaggacgcatcgctggagctggaggaacaacaagttgggtaagttctgctggggggttgtggctggggttgggggggttgtggctgggggggctggctgggggggttgtggctggggttggtgttggggggggctggggttgttggggttgttgttggggggggtggggggccaccaatatttattatttattttttatttatataccgtcaaataccgtgataccgatataattttgaaaaataccgtgatataaatttttggtcataccgcccagctctaacaaTTAGTATTTAATCCACAGGGAACAAAGTTGAAAATATATGGAAAGGCTTGTGTTGGTACAATTCCTCAGAGGTTCTAAATCGGTATATGAAGCACTGCTTCATGCAGTTCTGTACTTGGAATGTGCAATTTTGTATGGTTTGTCCCAGTGAGGCGCCAGTAGAGGGAGCATGTGACCAGCTAAGCAGGAAGCTTTCCCCCCCACTTTCCTCTTATAATtaggattattatttataagcaccACCCCCCATACAGCAAGTTGGCCAGCGATGCGGCCCGTGCCGCTTCTGTTGCCGCTTcgggtcgcgccccgtgcgtacgtgacgtcagtacgcacgggcgcaccCCGATCttcaccggtatgggggtatttcaaaaatgaatatcgtttttaaaaaaaaaaaaaacggtattcggtatatggcggtataccgcccagcactacctggCACACTGGttgtcccctttatcacttagatttccttctcctcctctaacccactcggccccctccctctggaatttgctttggctgttggcttgtgggcatgctcagttgttctaaactcagattattaaacacgccccccagtctagcagccagtgaagagacgGCATTGCTGCCTAGTAGCTGCcggcttcagtttttttctcctaacctcctctccttagctcagctcaaacaaagcagaacttttatcaaagacagttgtgcctgtgtgagcctgtattcttgatgaaatgtatgctgaataagggtctgtgtgtgtgtatatgctgtttgcagatttaaatgtatcagaggaaatatggccaccaggtgaaagctgctatttgctttaggaaaatgtgatggtgctggcaagcgtaggggatatatgcagtacaaatgatgccatttgggtgggggagacgtgcccaactgatatacattgtaggcaaatgtaggctttacatgtcctttaagaaaaacTTGCATACATTCCTGTGGTTCAAGTATATGTGATTGGACTTAAAACCAGAACCTATAACTGGTTCTAAGGACTTGTACGCAATTTTTGATGTCCAAAATGACATCAGCCTTCAGTACTAGTCAGTAGATACAAGAGAATGCCCTGAATCTGGTTTccaatattagaagtcacagtgagatgtgaataataaataaagaatgtaTTAGCCCACAAAGatatctattttattattactacggCTCATGCTCAGTTGGTGTTTCTGGCAACACACAGGCTACATACTATACAGCTTTATGATGAGATATAAAGGCAAGAAATGAGTGTTCCCTGTAAAAGTTCTCTGCTCAATAAGAACTCGTTGTGCAGGTACCAAGCTCTATATAGCGGGTGTCCCAATAAATGACTGATGGGGACAAAGACAGATCTATTTACAAACTCGTATTCTTCCTAGCCATAGGGAAATAGGAGAATATGTGAATGTATACATGATGAATTGCACCATGTAAGTGTGTGAGCCTGGGATAATAGCCACACTGCCTGtgcgacacacacacacacacacacacacacacacacacacacacacacacacactacgtGAGTCCGTTGTACACACATTACGAGACTCTAACACACACACGTAATATAATCACTAAACCTCatacaaaaatagggaatgaatGCCTGGGCCTCAATTAGAATCAAAATGAGAAATCCTAGCCCCTGCAAACTGATTTGCACGATTAAAAGTAGCACAAGATATTGCAAAAAAGGCATCTCCTCTATGGCATCCATCTTGAGTCTCACCTGAGTTCCTCAGAGGGCCACGGAATTAAGCGTACACCAAATGGATCGAAATAACCCAGGACATGTCCTTCTCTAGCTGACAGGCCGGGAACTTAACCAACATGGAG from the Xenopus tropicalis strain Nigerian chromosome 5, UCB_Xtro_10.0, whole genome shotgun sequence genome contains:
- the znf639 gene encoding zinc finger protein 639 (The RefSeq protein has 1 substitution, 1 frameshift compared to this genomic sequence), which codes for MNEHPKKRKRKTSFPSRYAGQGSAVPPPDVAGPVKTTENNGIFFDHCYSVCPIVQVDPKPQEIEEELSVNGDITDVCDSPTIIPQPVHEDVIVEVLTEEAESVPSPAIEEEIKDIPLQMNESPENSPSSNLTTPQKWPLLRANSSGLFRCEQCDYNSKYFSDLKQHMILKHKCAESHICKVCKQTFSSEELLLEHGKLHEEEEELVCKHCDYKTSSFESLNQHVADAHFNDFLYWCEQCDLQFCTSSELYLHFQEHSCDEQYLCQFCEHETNDPEDLHSHVVNEHTCRLIELSDAYNNGEHGQFSLLNKISFDKSKNFFVCQVCGFSSRLHTNVNRHVAIEHTRFFPHVCDDCGKGFSGMLEYSQHLNLHSSEGVYLCQYCEYSTGQLEI
- the znf639 gene encoding zinc finger protein 639 isoform X1, which encodes MNEHPKKRKRKTSFPSRYAGQGSAVPPPDVAGPVKTTENNGIFFDHCYSVCPIVQVDPKPQEIEEELSVNGDITDVCDSPTIIPQPVHEDVIVEVLTEEAESVPSPAIEEEIKDIPLQMNESPENSPSSNLTTPQKWPLLRANSSGLFRCEQCDYNSKYFSDLKQHMILKHKCAESHICKVCKQTFLSEELLLEHGKLHEEEEELVCKHCDYKTSSFESLNQHVADAHFNDFLYWCEQCDLQFCTSSELYLHFQEHSCDEQYLCQFCEHETNDPEDLHSHVVNEHTCRLIELSDAYNNGEHGQFSLLNKISFDKSKNFFVCQVCGFSSRLHTNVNRHVAIEHTRFFPHVCDDCGKGFSGMLEYSQHLNLHSSEGVYLCQYCEYSTGQLEDLKTHLDFRHSTDMPHKCRKCLLRFGSEEKLNSHLLSHEKD